A single Pseudomonas sp. DC1.2 DNA region contains:
- a CDS encoding tyrosine-type recombinase/integrase — translation MNDVEYAQSLVDEFELDLLDAAEQELESLLLETEHSSQVHRSELIDKLSASGGNFPVTPSSLYLDTAWKLDTHRFSDVISIRFEHVVPGANELKRALSFYLLPENSLMHGINSNKSTLTYCNDFSALEKYLFIDTHLEVNTAHLELISSKLINEALDRAKNSNIPYQYFGLYRILKLWIIVSENGLIPEELRITVPLNKMESPERKADMMNVFKGTYQTWVSFSENELAHLMEYALFWIEKAAPELALLEPHIDAALKANPNGKTIRSKVDEELEKKFRVVVEGRTVMELNRTKTSHQRAGNNWLYTWKTNWYTALDHVRNSIFIMIALISGARASELAPLSVSDITNDNAEGTGNFWLRIVRFKTANDPNYNGEVEHLPLPDFIAQSAIAYSKLRNIGRKSQRHWLFRSNASKRMPNEIQQFTPQILDHIITQLREQLPIERLHVHRFRKTIAEILINQDERNIDLIRALFGHKTFKMTMQYIARNPAMVRTVAMTIEHSFTEELKEIIAAIREGSYSGQTAIRISEQMAAKLDDFEGRRIPLSVFDYVSNLLAGGKPLFIKRTAVGTYCVTAEQFRQDNLPPCIKGRDFGDAIPKPDPSNCHYECRKIVVVGKARTALTDNIKFYQRILDNDAVTLPDRTRNEIIRKIKSYRFHLDNLTLSTFHTHHPDFDNTQQQRMEKQGTLISLAEV, via the coding sequence ATGAATGACGTAGAATACGCACAGTCTCTCGTGGATGAGTTTGAACTTGACTTACTTGATGCTGCTGAACAAGAGCTAGAAAGTCTTCTACTTGAGACAGAACATAGCTCTCAGGTGCATCGAAGTGAGCTGATCGACAAGCTTTCTGCAAGTGGAGGAAACTTCCCTGTTACCCCGTCATCCCTCTATTTGGATACAGCATGGAAGCTTGATACTCATCGCTTCTCTGACGTAATTTCCATCCGTTTCGAGCATGTGGTTCCCGGTGCGAACGAACTCAAAAGGGCGCTATCATTCTATCTGCTCCCTGAAAATTCCCTGATGCATGGCATAAACAGCAACAAGTCAACGCTCACGTACTGCAATGACTTCAGTGCTCTTGAGAAATACCTCTTCATAGATACTCATCTTGAGGTGAATACAGCGCACCTTGAACTTATAAGCTCCAAGCTCATCAACGAAGCGCTTGACAGGGCAAAGAACTCCAACATCCCATATCAATATTTCGGACTGTATCGAATCCTGAAACTTTGGATAATCGTTTCTGAAAATGGGCTGATTCCCGAAGAGCTCCGAATCACCGTTCCGCTGAACAAGATGGAAAGCCCTGAGCGTAAAGCGGACATGATGAATGTCTTCAAGGGAACATATCAGACCTGGGTTTCTTTTTCAGAGAACGAACTGGCACACCTTATGGAATATGCACTTTTTTGGATTGAGAAAGCAGCACCAGAACTTGCACTTCTGGAACCACATATTGATGCAGCCCTTAAAGCAAATCCGAACGGCAAGACAATTCGATCAAAGGTTGACGAAGAGCTTGAGAAGAAGTTTCGCGTAGTGGTGGAAGGACGTACGGTTATGGAGCTAAATCGTACAAAAACGAGTCATCAGCGGGCAGGAAATAACTGGCTATATACGTGGAAAACCAACTGGTACACGGCACTGGATCATGTCAGAAACTCCATATTCATAATGATTGCCTTAATTAGCGGGGCACGGGCTTCCGAGCTTGCTCCGTTAAGTGTTAGCGACATCACCAACGATAATGCAGAAGGCACAGGGAATTTCTGGTTACGCATTGTGCGATTTAAAACCGCGAATGACCCTAACTACAACGGTGAAGTCGAACACTTACCGTTGCCGGACTTTATTGCTCAAAGTGCTATAGCGTACAGTAAACTTCGCAACATAGGTCGTAAAAGTCAGCGGCATTGGCTGTTTCGCAGTAATGCAAGCAAGAGGATGCCTAATGAAATTCAGCAGTTTACCCCACAGATCCTTGATCACATTATCACTCAGCTTCGCGAACAACTACCAATTGAGCGTTTACACGTTCACAGATTTCGAAAAACCATTGCGGAAATTTTGATCAACCAGGACGAACGCAATATCGACTTGATCCGAGCGCTTTTCGGCCATAAAACTTTCAAGATGACGATGCAATATATTGCGCGCAACCCGGCTATGGTTCGGACAGTGGCGATGACGATAGAACACTCTTTTACCGAAGAACTCAAAGAAATTATTGCCGCCATCCGTGAAGGTTCGTATTCCGGTCAAACAGCGATTCGAATATCAGAGCAAATGGCGGCGAAGCTCGACGATTTTGAAGGCCGGCGTATTCCGCTTTCAGTTTTCGATTACGTGTCCAACCTCTTGGCGGGCGGAAAACCACTATTCATCAAACGGACGGCTGTCGGTACCTATTGCGTGACTGCTGAGCAGTTTCGTCAAGACAACCTCCCTCCATGCATCAAAGGTCGTGATTTCGGCGACGCTATCCCGAAGCCTGATCCATCCAACTGCCATTATGAATGCAGAAAAATCGTAGTTGTAGGCAAGGCGCGAACTGCACTAACGGACAATATCAAATTCTATCAAAGGATTCTGGACAACGATGCGGTTACCTTGCCTGATCGCACCAGGAATGAAATTATTCGCAAGATCAAATCATACCGTTTTCATTTGGACAATCTGACGCTGAGCACTTTCCATACCCACCACCCTGATTTTGATAATACGCAACAACAGCGCATGGAAAAACAGGGTACTCTCATTTCGCTAGCTGAGGTTTGA
- a CDS encoding IS3 family transposase (programmed frameshift): MTKQRRVFSAEFKREAADLVLKQNYSYIEASRSLGVGESALRRWVDQVQKERQGVTPQSKALTPEQQKIQELEARIARLEREKSNLKKGYRALDVGRSRAFALIDQLSVHEPVDWLCKVFEVTRSCFYAQRLRRRTPDVERLRLRSRVNELFTQSRSAAGSRSILSMMREDGEQLGRFKVRSLMRELELVSKQPGSHAYKRATVERLDIPNTLNREFDVPAPNQVWCGDITYIWAQGKWHYLAVVLDLCARRIVGWALSEKPDAELVIKALDMAYQQRGRPQGLLFHSDQGSQYASRLFRQRLWRYRMRQSMSRRGNCWDNAPMERVFRSLKTEWIPTTGYRTAQEAQRDISHFLMHRYNWIRPHQFNAGLAPAQAEKKLNVVSGIS; the protein is encoded by the exons ATGACCAAACAACGCCGTGTGTTTTCCGCTGAATTCAAACGCGAGGCTGCCGACCTCGTACTCAAGCAAAACTACAGCTACATCGAAGCCAGCCGTTCACTCGGTGTCGGCGAATCGGCCTTGCGCCGTTGGGTCGATCAAGTCCAGAAGGAACGCCAAGGCGTTACCCCGCAGAGCAAGGCGCTGACACCGGAACAGCAGAAAATTCAGGAACTGGAAGCTCGTATCGCTCGACTTGAGCGAGAGAAATCCA ATCTTAAAAAAGGCTACCGCGCTCTTGATGTCGGAAGATCACGAGCGTTCGCGCTGATTGACCAGCTGAGCGTCCACGAGCCGGTTGATTGGCTGTGCAAGGTGTTTGAAGTCACCCGCTCGTGTTTCTACGCCCAGCGTCTCAGACGCCGGACTCCTGATGTTGAGCGGCTTCGGCTACGCAGTCGGGTCAATGAACTGTTCACGCAAAGTCGCAGTGCTGCGGGCAGCCGCAGCATCTTGTCGATGATGCGTGAAGACGGTGAGCAACTGGGCCGGTTCAAAGTACGTAGCTTAATGCGCGAACTTGAGCTTGTGAGCAAACAGCCTGGTTCTCACGCCTATAAACGAGCGACGGTTGAACGACTGGATATCCCGAATACGTTGAATCGGGAGTTCGATGTCCCCGCGCCCAATCAGGTCTGGTGCGGCGACATTACTTACATCTGGGCCCAAGGCAAATGGCACTACCTGGCTGTTGTGCTGGATCTTTGTGCGCGTCGGATAGTGGGCTGGGCATTGTCGGAAAAGCCGGACGCCGAGCTGGTTATCAAGGCGCTGGACATGGCCTACCAGCAACGTGGAAGGCCTCAGGGGTTGCTGTTTCACTCGGATCAAGGGTCGCAGTATGCGAGCCGTTTGTTCCGCCAGCGGCTCTGGCGTTATCGAATGCGCCAGAGCATGAGTCGCCGAGGAAACTGCTGGGACAATGCGCCGATGGAGCGGGTATTTCGGAGTTTGAAAACCGAATGGATTCCAACCACGGGCTACCGAACGGCCCAAGAGGCCCAGCGCGACATCAGTCATTTTTTGATGCATCGGTACAACTGGATTCGGCCCCATCAATTCAACGCTGGGCTCGCGCCAGCTCAGGCCGAGAAAAAACTTAACGTCGTGTCCGGGATTAGTTGA
- a CDS encoding tyrosine-type recombinase/integrase yields MIIITKKYVSYINPDSNREVSHFILIHETTKHSILLSHANLFLQSQTRQSKKTSSRYASVISMFYRYLSTLEDFQGFSPSEYHLHVHNKNVKRWQTFREIKRKSKESIRPSSKTIFDEAKLLMNYFRWLSENNFYTGVNVLLKNWIPPFKSARYQEYVSYKAIRVFDSTSIRVLDKENRQASISDQLITPYEIKQLMESYSDPVYAALFHFALDTAMRPMDLCRFPYFGNGDNSHIMPYSSMTFEESTVNYAVSNSKGNKSRDILIHRDALQALEENYIKPYYAERAKKYRKRYGTKPPLSVLFLNKDGRPVTPDTISGRTVAAKKKAMANNSNLRKNIRFYDSRNWWPTQYIIRSFGDDLLKSNEILFNYAVAQVLQRQMGHTFLKTTFDHYIGMARVILSMHQGRKMEIFNASDFSATAFMSAFKGRGLDT; encoded by the coding sequence ATGATCATCATCACGAAAAAATATGTATCCTATATTAACCCTGATTCCAACAGAGAAGTATCACATTTCATTCTAATTCACGAAACCACAAAGCACAGCATTTTACTAAGCCATGCAAATCTATTCTTACAATCTCAAACCAGGCAATCTAAAAAAACATCATCGAGGTACGCTAGCGTAATCTCTATGTTTTACAGGTATCTTTCTACTCTTGAAGATTTCCAAGGCTTCTCCCCTAGTGAGTACCATCTCCACGTGCACAATAAAAATGTGAAGAGGTGGCAGACTTTCCGTGAGATCAAGCGTAAGTCTAAAGAGTCTATACGACCGTCCTCTAAGACTATTTTTGATGAAGCTAAGCTATTGATGAATTATTTTCGCTGGCTGAGTGAAAATAACTTTTACACTGGCGTTAACGTTTTATTGAAGAACTGGATCCCTCCATTCAAGAGTGCGAGATACCAGGAATATGTCTCCTACAAAGCGATCAGAGTATTCGATTCAACTAGCATTCGCGTCTTGGACAAAGAAAACCGCCAAGCGTCGATAAGTGACCAACTGATCACTCCATATGAAATCAAACAATTGATGGAGAGCTACTCAGATCCGGTTTACGCGGCGCTATTTCATTTTGCATTAGATACCGCAATGCGCCCTATGGATTTATGTCGTTTCCCCTACTTTGGTAATGGTGACAACAGTCATATCATGCCGTATTCATCAATGACATTTGAGGAATCGACCGTTAACTACGCAGTAAGCAATAGCAAAGGCAACAAATCCAGAGACATTCTCATTCACAGAGACGCCCTGCAGGCATTGGAAGAAAACTATATCAAACCCTACTATGCAGAGCGTGCCAAAAAATATCGTAAGCGCTACGGCACCAAACCTCCGCTTTCGGTTTTATTTCTCAACAAGGATGGCCGTCCTGTCACACCCGATACTATTTCAGGTCGTACAGTTGCAGCCAAGAAAAAAGCGATGGCTAACAATAGCAACCTAAGGAAGAACATTCGATTCTACGACAGCCGAAACTGGTGGCCGACCCAATATATTATTAGATCATTCGGAGACGACTTATTGAAATCCAATGAAATACTGTTCAACTATGCTGTCGCTCAAGTTTTGCAAAGGCAAATGGGACACACTTTTTTAAAGACAACATTTGATCACTACATAGGTATGGCACGAGTCATCCTATCGATGCATCAAGGACGTAAGATGGAGATTTTCAACGCCTCTGATTTCTCCGCTACAGCGTTTATGAGCGCATTCAAAGGCAGAGGGCTCGATACGTGA
- a CDS encoding CsbD family protein yields the protein MKSEQVEGVAEKLAGKAQSAVGKLIGDSKMEAEGAGHQAAGQMTKTYGDTLDSVSTFLKEKPVAALAIGAAALILINRIFRR from the coding sequence ATGAAGAGCGAACAAGTAGAAGGTGTAGCAGAAAAGCTGGCCGGCAAGGCGCAGAGCGCAGTCGGGAAACTAATTGGTGATTCGAAGATGGAAGCTGAAGGTGCGGGCCATCAAGCAGCTGGTCAGATGACTAAAACCTACGGCGATACACTGGACAGCGTATCTACGTTCTTGAAGGAAAAACCGGTCGCCGCACTCGCGATAGGTGCTGCAGCGCTGATCCTGATAAATCGCATTTTTCGTCGTTGA
- a CDS encoding three-Cys-motif partner protein TcmP: MAKKKYDWEEGAILEEHSRKKHQILRDYFYQYVITRCKHPQVRKFRLAVVDGFSGAGRYKCGTAGSPIIFVEELNRALTDINTYRAVNNLPLVDIECSLFLNDAERMATSILETVLNPIIVHHSVLNSRLKIQARYSTELFEHAYPRIRAQIKSEKYPNIIFNLDQCGHSHVDTATLIDMMNLNESVEVFYTFVISSLLAFLKQHDPKTLSSQLAYLQLSSKDFEILEEKQSKTAWLGVAENIVFENFKKCAKFVSPFSINNPNGWRYWLIHLANSYRARQVYNDRLHQNSETQAHFGRSGLSMLAHDPSEGKTLYLFNESARDQAKDQLREDIPKFLHDSAPALSVRDFFERIYNNTPAHSDDINAALLGSNEIEIQTATGGTRRKASQIHTTDIIAFKKQRSFFFPK, encoded by the coding sequence ATGGCTAAGAAGAAGTATGATTGGGAAGAAGGTGCAATTCTTGAAGAACACTCAAGGAAGAAACATCAAATACTTCGCGATTATTTTTATCAGTACGTAATCACACGATGCAAGCACCCGCAGGTCAGAAAATTTCGCCTGGCTGTGGTAGACGGCTTCAGTGGTGCTGGACGATACAAATGCGGCACTGCCGGTTCACCCATCATCTTTGTGGAAGAACTGAATCGAGCGTTAACTGACATCAACACTTACAGGGCAGTTAACAATTTACCCCTCGTGGATATTGAGTGCAGTCTTTTCCTCAACGATGCTGAAAGAATGGCAACTAGCATTCTGGAAACAGTCCTTAATCCGATTATTGTTCACCACAGCGTCTTAAACAGCCGGCTAAAAATCCAAGCACGCTACTCGACTGAGTTGTTCGAACACGCTTATCCAAGAATCAGAGCCCAGATTAAATCGGAGAAATACCCGAATATAATCTTTAACTTGGATCAGTGTGGGCACAGCCATGTTGATACTGCAACCTTGATCGACATGATGAATCTGAATGAGTCTGTGGAGGTGTTTTACACCTTCGTCATCTCTTCGCTATTGGCCTTCCTGAAGCAGCACGATCCGAAAACGCTATCGAGCCAATTGGCATACTTGCAGCTGAGCAGCAAGGATTTCGAGATCCTTGAAGAGAAGCAATCGAAGACAGCGTGGCTCGGCGTGGCGGAAAACATCGTCTTCGAAAATTTTAAGAAATGTGCAAAGTTTGTCAGCCCTTTTTCAATCAACAACCCTAATGGTTGGCGATATTGGCTGATACACCTGGCCAATTCGTATCGTGCTCGTCAGGTTTACAATGACCGGCTCCACCAAAATAGCGAGACTCAAGCTCATTTCGGCAGATCTGGCCTTAGCATGCTTGCGCATGACCCTAGCGAAGGTAAAACACTTTACCTCTTCAATGAGTCGGCTAGAGATCAGGCAAAAGACCAGCTACGGGAGGACATTCCGAAATTCCTCCACGACTCGGCACCCGCCTTATCCGTTAGGGATTTTTTCGAAAGGATCTATAACAACACTCCAGCCCATAGCGATGACATCAATGCTGCGTTACTCGGCAGCAACGAGATCGAGATTCAAACCGCTACCGGTGGAACAAGACGCAAGGCCAGCCAAATCCATACAACGGACATCATCGCCTTCAAAAAGCAACGAAGCTTCTTCTTCCCCAAATGA
- a CDS encoding M12 family metallopeptidase — MNYKPCSTLHNIDERDSFEAATTERKENEPTNNSRRSKRSVGIHTKYWRAGRTLNIAMYDEDEETIQKIKSIAKKWLKHTNLKVNFISGEVGDIRIYINFLGDGGGSSAIGTDALTLAPHRPTMVLNIDPTDPRFDYVVLHEFGHVLGLHHEHQHPDADIPWDRPKVYASYKQKFGWSREVVDSDVFPLSRSANTTYGDYDRHSVMHYSVSRETTTGGWEQRENLTLSTKDIATVRNAYPK, encoded by the coding sequence ATGAATTACAAACCTTGCAGTACCCTGCACAACATCGACGAGCGCGACTCCTTTGAAGCCGCCACTACCGAGCGAAAAGAAAACGAACCGACCAACAACTCCCGCCGATCAAAAAGAAGTGTCGGCATTCACACCAAATACTGGCGTGCGGGCCGCACACTCAATATTGCCATGTATGACGAAGATGAGGAAACCATCCAAAAAATCAAAAGCATTGCAAAAAAGTGGCTGAAACATACCAACCTTAAAGTTAACTTCATTTCAGGAGAAGTGGGAGACATTCGAATTTATATCAATTTTCTCGGCGACGGTGGAGGGTCTTCCGCGATCGGGACGGACGCTTTGACTTTAGCACCGCACCGTCCAACCATGGTATTGAATATCGACCCCACGGACCCCAGGTTTGATTATGTTGTGCTGCACGAGTTCGGCCATGTACTGGGCCTGCATCACGAGCATCAACATCCTGACGCCGATATTCCATGGGACCGACCAAAAGTCTATGCATCGTATAAACAAAAATTTGGCTGGAGTCGTGAAGTCGTAGACAGTGATGTTTTTCCGCTATCGCGTTCTGCAAATACTACCTACGGCGATTACGACCGCCATTCCGTCATGCATTACAGCGTTTCCCGAGAAACCACTACCGGTGGCTGGGAACAGCGTGAAAACCTGACACTCAGCACAAAAGACATCGCAACTGTGCGCAACGCTTACCCAAAGTGA
- a CDS encoding phage Gp37/Gp68 family protein: protein MAETQIEWTDSTWNPVAGCSIISAGCKNCYAMEMARRLEAMGTPKYMGLTRKKNKRVIWNGTIVEDHDALAIPYRWKKPRKVFVNSMSDLFHEKVSEEFIVAVWKVMRETPHHNYQILTKRPERMKQILNEVITEVLPNVWLGTSVEDRDAAGRVQFLKDTPAQIRFISFEPLIGPVGSIDLSQIDWAIVGGESGNKARPVKEGWIDEIYTQCLESGTAFFFKQWGTWGEDNVRRSKKANGREYRGKTWDEMPVKLVGMA, encoded by the coding sequence ATGGCAGAGACACAGATTGAGTGGACAGACTCTACCTGGAATCCGGTAGCAGGCTGCTCCATCATTAGTGCCGGGTGCAAGAACTGCTATGCCATGGAAATGGCACGTCGGCTTGAAGCCATGGGCACTCCAAAATACATGGGTTTAACCCGCAAAAAGAACAAGCGCGTAATCTGGAACGGCACCATCGTCGAAGATCACGACGCCTTGGCGATTCCGTATCGCTGGAAGAAGCCCAGGAAGGTTTTTGTGAACTCAATGAGCGATCTTTTCCATGAGAAGGTCAGCGAAGAGTTCATAGTTGCCGTCTGGAAGGTCATGCGAGAAACCCCGCATCACAATTACCAGATTTTGACCAAGCGGCCAGAGCGGATGAAGCAGATTCTCAATGAAGTCATCACTGAGGTGCTACCCAATGTGTGGCTGGGCACCTCCGTGGAAGACCGTGATGCTGCTGGGCGCGTTCAGTTTCTGAAAGACACACCTGCGCAGATCAGATTCATCTCCTTTGAGCCACTGATTGGCCCCGTAGGCAGCATCGATCTCTCGCAGATTGACTGGGCGATTGTCGGCGGTGAGAGCGGTAATAAAGCGCGGCCTGTGAAGGAAGGCTGGATTGATGAGATCTACACGCAGTGCCTAGAAAGCGGCACAGCGTTTTTCTTTAAGCAGTGGGGGACGTGGGGTGAAGACAATGTCCGCCGTTCGAAAAAAGCTAACGGTCGCGAATACCGTGGCAAAACCTGGGATGAAATGCCTGTAAAGCTGGTGGGCATGGCCTAG
- a CDS encoding M12 family metallopeptidase, with protein sequence MTTISLCHCIEIDHQASYEAAINETADNAPPPSPGGSQKRGVATHSKIWKRGRTLRVAFLSTNPWFIDSVKGAILQWIPHVFDVRIRFVADTEGEIRITEKHPDGGNWSYLGTDALTAPAGEATMQLQWRGLDEQFFATVLHEFGHALGLEHEHQHPDADIPWDEDAVYEHIANTQNWPRSRIHDNILRKLERSHTRTSPYDRESVMHYPIAANWTLDGTHSKLNSRISKGDAKLADQLYSGR encoded by the coding sequence ATGACCACTATCAGTTTATGCCATTGCATCGAAATCGATCACCAGGCGTCTTACGAGGCCGCGATAAACGAAACCGCTGACAACGCCCCTCCACCATCACCGGGTGGCAGTCAAAAGCGCGGAGTTGCAACCCACTCGAAAATCTGGAAACGCGGCAGAACCCTCAGAGTCGCCTTCCTCAGCACTAACCCTTGGTTTATCGATTCGGTAAAAGGCGCCATCCTTCAGTGGATACCTCACGTCTTTGATGTGCGGATCCGGTTCGTGGCAGACACGGAAGGTGAGATACGCATTACAGAGAAACATCCAGACGGTGGAAACTGGTCCTATCTTGGCACTGATGCGCTTACAGCACCCGCCGGTGAAGCCACCATGCAACTGCAGTGGAGGGGGCTCGATGAACAGTTCTTTGCGACTGTACTGCATGAGTTCGGTCACGCTCTCGGCCTGGAACACGAGCACCAACATCCCGACGCGGATATTCCTTGGGATGAAGATGCAGTCTATGAACACATTGCAAATACCCAAAATTGGCCGAGAAGTCGTATCCACGACAATATTCTAAGAAAACTGGAGCGGAGCCACACAAGAACTTCACCATATGACCGCGAATCAGTCATGCACTATCCCATTGCAGCCAATTGGACGCTGGATGGAACACACAGCAAATTAAATTCACGAATTTCCAAAGGCGATGCGAAATTAGCCGACCAACTTTACAGCGGCCGATAA
- a CDS encoding IS3 family transposase (programmed frameshift): MTNRNDKGGELLGQERRRRWSPEQKLAMVRESLQPGQSVSVVARQNGVNANQLFQWRKLYQSGSLSAVSAGESVVPASELADALKQIRELQRMLGKKTMQVEILQEAVEIARSRKLDCALTLVAGGRPVKLISESLGVARSQLTVRLNPNAQVERRRPALDDAALVEEIQAEVSELPSYGYRRVWGLLRRRREKQSQAPINVKRVYRVMRDHQLLLERRIKQPGVARRHEGRIAVATSDTRWCSDGFEFRCDDNAKLSVTFALDCCDREAIGWVASPTGYSGDDIRDLMLEAVEKRFGEEAPATPVQWLSDNGSAYIAEQTRQFARQIGLQPVTTPVRSPQSNGMAESFVKTMKRDYVAHMPKPDRETALRNLTIAFEHYNEEHPHSALKYRSPREFRRLAAASI, encoded by the exons ATGACTAATAGAAACGATAAGGGTGGGGAGCTTTTGGGTCAGGAGCGGCGTCGCCGCTGGAGCCCGGAGCAAAAACTGGCCATGGTTCGCGAGAGCCTGCAACCGGGGCAAAGCGTCTCGGTGGTGGCTCGACAGAATGGCGTGAATGCCAACCAGTTGTTTCAGTGGCGCAAGCTCTATCAGAGCGGCAGTCTCTCGGCTGTCAGTGCTGGGGAGAGCGTGGTGCCCGCTTCCGAGCTGGCCGATGCGCTCAAGCAGATCCGCGAGCTACAGCGCATGCTTGGCAAGAAAACCATGCAGGTCGAGATCCTTCAGGAAGCTGTGGAGATTGCTCGGTCGCGAAAAT TGGATTGCGCACTCACCCTTGTTGCCGGGGGACGACCAGTGAAGCTGATCAGTGAAAGTCTCGGTGTAGCGCGCTCGCAATTGACGGTTCGACTCAACCCAAATGCTCAGGTCGAGCGGCGTCGCCCTGCGCTGGACGATGCCGCACTGGTCGAAGAAATTCAGGCTGAAGTGAGTGAACTGCCCAGCTACGGGTACCGCCGTGTGTGGGGGTTGCTGCGTCGTCGGCGTGAAAAGCAGAGTCAGGCGCCGATCAACGTCAAGCGGGTTTATCGCGTCATGCGCGATCATCAGTTGCTGCTGGAGCGACGGATTAAACAACCGGGTGTGGCACGCCGTCACGAAGGCCGAATTGCCGTGGCCACCAGCGATACCCGGTGGTGCTCGGACGGGTTTGAGTTTCGCTGTGATGATAACGCCAAGCTGAGCGTGACCTTTGCCCTGGACTGCTGCGACCGCGAAGCCATCGGTTGGGTGGCCAGCCCGACCGGGTACAGCGGCGACGATATCCGTGATCTGATGCTGGAGGCGGTGGAAAAACGCTTCGGTGAAGAGGCGCCTGCCACCCCGGTGCAATGGCTGAGCGACAATGGCTCGGCCTACATCGCTGAACAGACACGCCAGTTTGCCCGACAGATCGGTTTGCAACCGGTGACCACACCGGTGCGTAGCCCGCAGAGCAACGGCATGGCCGAGAGCTTCGTCAAAACGATGAAACGCGACTACGTCGCGCACATGCCCAAACCTGACCGGGAAACAGCCTTGCGTAACCTGACGATTGCCTTTGAGCATTACAACGAGGAGCATCCGCACAGCGCGCTGAAATACCGTTCACCACGGGAGTTTAGGCGTTTGGCAGCGGCATCAATTTAA
- a CDS encoding IS30 family transposase: MTTPYRQLTQGQRYQIEAGLRAKESQASIAKQVGVHPSTISREVRRNRPENIYKAICATQESYVRRVGARKFCKPIAWLSHHLAIWLKHGMSPEQIAHRLKQEKPDQAVSHEWIYRFIATDKRGGGELYTHLRHRRKRYRKRYGSHDRRGQLRNRVSITERPAEVETRERLGDWEGDRVHGVGGNLVTLVERKSDYLSAYPVKRRTRRQVTRAINLQFNGHVVHTLTLDNGKEFAGHERIAHKSRCRVYFADPYSSCQRGTNENTNGLLRQYFPKGSDFSKLTVAAVNRVVAQINLRPRKRLGWKTPYEVYAGVSVALMC; the protein is encoded by the coding sequence ATGACCACGCCTTACCGGCAGCTGACTCAGGGCCAACGTTACCAGATTGAAGCCGGCCTGAGGGCTAAAGAGAGTCAAGCAAGCATTGCTAAACAGGTGGGAGTGCATCCTTCGACGATCAGCCGTGAGGTTCGCCGCAACCGTCCTGAAAACATTTACAAAGCGATTTGTGCGACCCAAGAAAGTTATGTCCGCCGTGTGGGTGCCCGTAAATTTTGCAAGCCGATTGCCTGGTTGAGTCATCACCTTGCGATATGGCTCAAGCATGGAATGAGCCCGGAGCAGATTGCTCATCGGCTCAAGCAAGAGAAACCGGATCAAGCGGTCAGCCATGAGTGGATTTATCGGTTTATTGCCACCGACAAACGGGGCGGCGGCGAGCTGTATACGCATCTACGGCACCGTCGAAAGCGCTACCGTAAACGCTATGGAAGCCATGATCGGCGGGGGCAGTTGCGAAATCGGGTGTCGATCACCGAGCGCCCTGCTGAGGTCGAAACCCGCGAACGGCTGGGGGACTGGGAAGGTGACAGGGTGCATGGGGTGGGCGGTAATCTGGTCACCTTGGTTGAGCGTAAAAGCGACTATCTGAGTGCTTACCCAGTCAAGCGTCGAACTCGCCGCCAAGTCACTCGGGCGATCAATTTACAGTTCAATGGGCATGTGGTGCATACGTTGACACTGGACAACGGCAAGGAGTTTGCCGGCCATGAGCGCATCGCGCACAAGAGTCGTTGTAGGGTGTATTTTGCCGACCCGTATTCGTCCTGCCAGCGCGGTACGAATGAAAATACCAACGGTTTGCTCCGCCAGTATTTCCCCAAGGGCAGTGACTTCAGCAAACTAACCGTTGCCGCTGTAAACCGGGTGGTCGCGCAGATCAATTTACGCCCTCGCAAACGCCTGGGCTGGAAGACACCTTACGAAGTTTATGCAGGGGTGAGCGTTGCACTTATGTGTTGA